From a single Larimichthys crocea isolate SSNF chromosome XIII, L_crocea_2.0, whole genome shotgun sequence genomic region:
- the fli1rs gene encoding fli-1 proto-oncogene, ETS transcription factor-related sequence isoform X1 has translation MDCTIKEALSVVSEDQPIFEPTYNTAPAMHMKTEMTSPGAFSQASKPSPEPTEPEWVGSVAQNPGKRAEQHVNGTSRESPVDCSVTKRSRHMSNDGTPMPYQASYPEPRVSPQTTTPPSSTTEEKRVIVPADPEVWTQDHVRQWLDWAIKEYVLEEVDVMLFQALDGKALCKMTKDDMMRLTSAYNADILLSHLSYLRQSSPTFSYSTTPTNNTPPQQQPPRLQVKAESNFDEISRRNSWTANTMTAVQKGPAMEHQHSTRVTEHAPRIVQDPYQTLGPISSRLANPEGQALTSSKNRTGKQSPYKLPDPSAHRPVGSGQIQLWQFLLELLSDSNNSGIITWEGTNGEFKMTDPDEVAKRWGERKSKPNMNYDKLSRALRYYYDKNIMTKVHGKRYAYKFDFQGISQAHQNHAADGGIVKYQTEMSYVQPYHSHQPKMNFMGGHPAPMPVSPGNFFGPPSTYWNSPNSPMYPGSAMTRHPTTHSHLSSYY, from the exons GAAGCGCTGTCCGTGGTGAGTGAGGATCAGCCCATATTCGAGCCGACCTACAACACAGCCCCGGCCATGCACATGAAGACTGAGATGACGTCGCCCGGTGCGTTCAGCCAGGCATCCAAGCCGAGTCCCGAGCCAACCGAGCCGGAGTGGGTGGGGTCAGTGGCACAAAACCCTGGGAAGAGAGCCGAGCAACACGTCAATGGAACCAG CCGTGAGTCCCCCGTGGACTGCAGCGTCACCAAGCGCTCCAGACACATGAGCAACGACGGGACCCCGATGCCGTATCAGGCCTCGTACCCGGAGCCTCGCGTCAGCCCGCAGACGACCACCCCGCCCAGCAGCACCACGGAGGAGAAGAGGGTCATCGTGCCGGCAG ATCCTGAGGTTTGGACACAGGATCACGTCCGACAGTGGCTGGACTGGGCCATCAAGGAGTACGTCCTGGAGGAGGTGGACGTCATGCTCTTTCAAGCGCTGGACGGCAAAGCCCTGTGCAAGATGACCAAAGACGACATGATGCGCCTCACGTCGGCCTACAATGCAGACATCCTGCTCTCACACCTCAGCTACCTCCGCCAGA GTAGCCCCACTTTCTCATACTCCACAACTCCCACcaacaacacaccaccacaacaacaaccacccaGGCTACAGGTGAAAGCAG AGAGCAATTTTGATGAGATCAGCCGCAGGAACAGCTGGACGGCAAACACCATGACTGCAGTGCAGAAAG GTCCCGCCATGGAGCACCAACACAGCACAAGAGTTACAGAGCATGCCCCACGAATTGTGCAAG aCCCGTATCAGACATTAGGACCCATTAGCAGTCGACTAGCCAACCCAG AAGGCCAAGCCCTCACCTCATCCAAGAACCGAACGGGCAAACAAAGTCCATACAAGCTCCCTGACCCCAGCGCTCACAGGCCTGTGG GTTCAGGGCAGATCCAGCTGTGGCAGttcctgctggagctgctgtccGACAGCAACAACTCCGGCATCATCACTTGGGAGGGCACCAACGGCGAGTTCAAGATGACTGACCCGGACGAGGTGGCCAAGCGCTGGGGCGAGCGCAAGAGCAAGCCCAACATGAACTACGACAAGCTGAGCCGCGCTCTGCGCTACTACTACGACAAGAACATCATGACTAAGGTGCACGGCAAGCGCTACGCCTACAAATTTGACTTCCAGGGCATCTCGCAGGCGCACCAGAATCACGCAGCGGACGGCGGGATTGTTAAGTACCAGACTGAGATGTCTTACGTGCAGCCCTACCACAGCCATCAGCCCAAAATGAACTTCATGGGCGGTCATCCTGCACCTATGCCCGTCTCCCCTGGCAACTTTTTTGGCCCTCCGTCCACGTACTGGAACTCCCCCAACAGCCCCATGTACCCTGGGTCAGCCATGACGAGACATCCCACCACTCACTCCCACCTGAGCTCGTACTACTGA
- the fli1rs gene encoding fli-1 proto-oncogene, ETS transcription factor-related sequence isoform X3 — protein MDCTIKEALSVVSEDQPIFEPTYNTAPAMHMKTEMTSPGAFSQASKPSPEPTEPEWVGSVAQNPGKRAEQHVNGTSRESPVDCSVTKRSRHMSNDGTPMPYQASYPEPRVSPQTTTPPSSTTEEKRVIVPADPEVWTQDHVRQWLDWAIKEYVLEEVDVMLFQALDGKALCKMTKDDMMRLTSAYNADILLSHLSYLRQSSPTFSYSTTPTNNTPPQQQPPRLQVKAESNFDEISRRNSWTANTMTAVQKGPAMEHQHSTRVTEHAPRIVQDPYQTLGPISSRLANPGSGQIQLWQFLLELLSDSNNSGIITWEGTNGEFKMTDPDEVAKRWGERKSKPNMNYDKLSRALRYYYDKNIMTKVHGKRYAYKFDFQGISQAHQNHAADGGIVKYQTEMSYVQPYHSHQPKMNFMGGHPAPMPVSPGNFFGPPSTYWNSPNSPMYPGSAMTRHPTTHSHLSSYY, from the exons GAAGCGCTGTCCGTGGTGAGTGAGGATCAGCCCATATTCGAGCCGACCTACAACACAGCCCCGGCCATGCACATGAAGACTGAGATGACGTCGCCCGGTGCGTTCAGCCAGGCATCCAAGCCGAGTCCCGAGCCAACCGAGCCGGAGTGGGTGGGGTCAGTGGCACAAAACCCTGGGAAGAGAGCCGAGCAACACGTCAATGGAACCAG CCGTGAGTCCCCCGTGGACTGCAGCGTCACCAAGCGCTCCAGACACATGAGCAACGACGGGACCCCGATGCCGTATCAGGCCTCGTACCCGGAGCCTCGCGTCAGCCCGCAGACGACCACCCCGCCCAGCAGCACCACGGAGGAGAAGAGGGTCATCGTGCCGGCAG ATCCTGAGGTTTGGACACAGGATCACGTCCGACAGTGGCTGGACTGGGCCATCAAGGAGTACGTCCTGGAGGAGGTGGACGTCATGCTCTTTCAAGCGCTGGACGGCAAAGCCCTGTGCAAGATGACCAAAGACGACATGATGCGCCTCACGTCGGCCTACAATGCAGACATCCTGCTCTCACACCTCAGCTACCTCCGCCAGA GTAGCCCCACTTTCTCATACTCCACAACTCCCACcaacaacacaccaccacaacaacaaccacccaGGCTACAGGTGAAAGCAG AGAGCAATTTTGATGAGATCAGCCGCAGGAACAGCTGGACGGCAAACACCATGACTGCAGTGCAGAAAG GTCCCGCCATGGAGCACCAACACAGCACAAGAGTTACAGAGCATGCCCCACGAATTGTGCAAG aCCCGTATCAGACATTAGGACCCATTAGCAGTCGACTAGCCAACCCAG GTTCAGGGCAGATCCAGCTGTGGCAGttcctgctggagctgctgtccGACAGCAACAACTCCGGCATCATCACTTGGGAGGGCACCAACGGCGAGTTCAAGATGACTGACCCGGACGAGGTGGCCAAGCGCTGGGGCGAGCGCAAGAGCAAGCCCAACATGAACTACGACAAGCTGAGCCGCGCTCTGCGCTACTACTACGACAAGAACATCATGACTAAGGTGCACGGCAAGCGCTACGCCTACAAATTTGACTTCCAGGGCATCTCGCAGGCGCACCAGAATCACGCAGCGGACGGCGGGATTGTTAAGTACCAGACTGAGATGTCTTACGTGCAGCCCTACCACAGCCATCAGCCCAAAATGAACTTCATGGGCGGTCATCCTGCACCTATGCCCGTCTCCCCTGGCAACTTTTTTGGCCCTCCGTCCACGTACTGGAACTCCCCCAACAGCCCCATGTACCCTGGGTCAGCCATGACGAGACATCCCACCACTCACTCCCACCTGAGCTCGTACTACTGA
- the fli1rs gene encoding fli-1 proto-oncogene, ETS transcription factor-related sequence isoform X2, with translation MHMKTEMTSPGAFSQASKPSPEPTEPEWVGSVAQNPGKRAEQHVNGTSRESPVDCSVTKRSRHMSNDGTPMPYQASYPEPRVSPQTTTPPSSTTEEKRVIVPADPEVWTQDHVRQWLDWAIKEYVLEEVDVMLFQALDGKALCKMTKDDMMRLTSAYNADILLSHLSYLRQSSPTFSYSTTPTNNTPPQQQPPRLQVKAESNFDEISRRNSWTANTMTAVQKGPAMEHQHSTRVTEHAPRIVQDPYQTLGPISSRLANPEGQALTSSKNRTGKQSPYKLPDPSAHRPVGSGQIQLWQFLLELLSDSNNSGIITWEGTNGEFKMTDPDEVAKRWGERKSKPNMNYDKLSRALRYYYDKNIMTKVHGKRYAYKFDFQGISQAHQNHAADGGIVKYQTEMSYVQPYHSHQPKMNFMGGHPAPMPVSPGNFFGPPSTYWNSPNSPMYPGSAMTRHPTTHSHLSSYY, from the exons ATGCACATGAAGACTGAGATGACGTCGCCCGGTGCGTTCAGCCAGGCATCCAAGCCGAGTCCCGAGCCAACCGAGCCGGAGTGGGTGGGGTCAGTGGCACAAAACCCTGGGAAGAGAGCCGAGCAACACGTCAATGGAACCAG CCGTGAGTCCCCCGTGGACTGCAGCGTCACCAAGCGCTCCAGACACATGAGCAACGACGGGACCCCGATGCCGTATCAGGCCTCGTACCCGGAGCCTCGCGTCAGCCCGCAGACGACCACCCCGCCCAGCAGCACCACGGAGGAGAAGAGGGTCATCGTGCCGGCAG ATCCTGAGGTTTGGACACAGGATCACGTCCGACAGTGGCTGGACTGGGCCATCAAGGAGTACGTCCTGGAGGAGGTGGACGTCATGCTCTTTCAAGCGCTGGACGGCAAAGCCCTGTGCAAGATGACCAAAGACGACATGATGCGCCTCACGTCGGCCTACAATGCAGACATCCTGCTCTCACACCTCAGCTACCTCCGCCAGA GTAGCCCCACTTTCTCATACTCCACAACTCCCACcaacaacacaccaccacaacaacaaccacccaGGCTACAGGTGAAAGCAG AGAGCAATTTTGATGAGATCAGCCGCAGGAACAGCTGGACGGCAAACACCATGACTGCAGTGCAGAAAG GTCCCGCCATGGAGCACCAACACAGCACAAGAGTTACAGAGCATGCCCCACGAATTGTGCAAG aCCCGTATCAGACATTAGGACCCATTAGCAGTCGACTAGCCAACCCAG AAGGCCAAGCCCTCACCTCATCCAAGAACCGAACGGGCAAACAAAGTCCATACAAGCTCCCTGACCCCAGCGCTCACAGGCCTGTGG GTTCAGGGCAGATCCAGCTGTGGCAGttcctgctggagctgctgtccGACAGCAACAACTCCGGCATCATCACTTGGGAGGGCACCAACGGCGAGTTCAAGATGACTGACCCGGACGAGGTGGCCAAGCGCTGGGGCGAGCGCAAGAGCAAGCCCAACATGAACTACGACAAGCTGAGCCGCGCTCTGCGCTACTACTACGACAAGAACATCATGACTAAGGTGCACGGCAAGCGCTACGCCTACAAATTTGACTTCCAGGGCATCTCGCAGGCGCACCAGAATCACGCAGCGGACGGCGGGATTGTTAAGTACCAGACTGAGATGTCTTACGTGCAGCCCTACCACAGCCATCAGCCCAAAATGAACTTCATGGGCGGTCATCCTGCACCTATGCCCGTCTCCCCTGGCAACTTTTTTGGCCCTCCGTCCACGTACTGGAACTCCCCCAACAGCCCCATGTACCCTGGGTCAGCCATGACGAGACATCCCACCACTCACTCCCACCTGAGCTCGTACTACTGA
- the zp3d.2 gene encoding zona pellucida sperm-binding protein 3d.2 isoform X3 — MREVSRRETPTLPPPYLQLPVFVDSRLPLVEKTHFSPARGTGLEPLPEPVRDVLLRPNGNPTAETPSGVSVKTSCKLQKMRVQVERSILGTGEAVPQVKLGSCQASKTTTEHLYFEYDLGMCGTKRAISNNQVAYSNTLRYDPSPIKGPIRRAAPFALPVACYYNRYQYSYKIGYTPMLQMRKIFKPMKNRVKFILTPRNAQWERLFPTDQYILGKPMYFEAEAPSMSPDERLYVNLCYATPENSHTSTPQFPVVKNFGCMVESKDSRSRFIPYKNNAVRFSVDAFLFKGMTGQQLYMHCSMSVGSSTPTPTAKSCNYDTKAKRWVELYGSDSVCTCCDSNCRSAASAVTKIISSSPWTVEPKVKPTAAPKRKTSTTTTTTTTTTATKTTVRRTETTREVPERRTTLHFKKVAVTPMGKVENKVKELKWPYGGGGVTWIEVEGEQQQQRVKGSAVVEKEKVKEEVVTQPRTIFEEIFIFDK; from the exons ATGAGAGAAGTTTCCCGGAGAGAGACGCCGACTCTGCCGCCGCCGTACCTGCAGCTCCCCGTCTTTGTGGACTCAAGGCTGCCTTTGGTGGAGAAGACACATTTCTCTCCAGCCAGAGGCACCGGGCTGGAGCCTTTACCCGAACCCGTCCGAGATGTCCTGCTCCGGCCAAACGGGAATCCAACAGCCGAAACGCCTTCGGGTGTTTCCGTGAAGACTTCGTGTAAGCTGCAGAAGATGCGGGTGCAGGTGGAGAGGAGCATTTTGGGCACCGGTGAAGCAGTCCCTCAGGTCAAACTGGGGTCATGTCAAGCCAGTAAAACTACAACAGAACACCTTTACTTTGAATATGACCTGGGCATGTGTGGAACCAAACGCGCG ATAAGTAATAACCAGGTGGCCTATTCAAACACACTACGATACGACCCGTCACCCATCAAAGGACCAATAAGGCGAGCAGCGCCCTTCGCTCTACCTGTTGCTTGTTATTATAACAG GTACCAATACTCCTACAAGATTGGCTACACACCAATGTTGCAGATGCGCAAGATCTTCAAACCAATGAAGAACAGAGTGAAATTCATTTTGACTCCACGAAATG ctCAGTGGGAAAGGCTTTTTCCAACGGATCAGTACATTCTAGGGAAACCCATGTACTTTGAGGCCGAGGCTCCGTCCATGTCCCCAGATGAAAGACTGTACGTCAACTTGTGTTACGCGACTCCCGAGAATTCCCACACCTCCACACCTCAGTTTCCAGTCGTGAAAAACTTTGG GTGTATGGTTGAAAGCAAGGACAGTCGCTCCAGATTCATCCCATACAAAAACAATGCTGTGAGATTCTCTGTGGATGCCTTCTTGTTCAAAGGAATGACAGGCCAG CAGCTCTACATGCACTGCAGCATGTCTGTGGGCAGTTCAACCCCGACACCTACAGCTAAATCCTGCAACTACGacacaaaagcaaaaag ATGGGTTGAACTGTATGGATCAGACTCGGTGTGCACCTGCTGCGACTCCAACTGCAGATCTGCTGCATCCGCAG TGACCAAAATAATCAGCAGCAGTCCGTGGACAGTAGAGCCTAAAGTGAAACCCACTGCAGCCCCAAAGAGGAAGACCTCCACTaccacaaccaccacaacaacaacaacagcaactaaAACAACAGTGCGACGAACAGAGACTACCAGAGAGGTGCCTGAACGGAGGACgactttacattttaaaaaggtagcAGTGACTCCGATGGGTAAGGTCGAGAACAAGGTGAAGGAGTTGAAGTGGCCGTacggaggtggaggtgtgacGTGGATTGAGGTGGaaggtgagcagcagcagcagcgggtgAAGGGTTCTGCTGTTGTGGAGAAGGaaaaggtgaaggaggaggtggtcaCGCAACCTCGCACGATATTTGAAGAAATCTTTATATTTGACAAATAA
- the zp3d.2 gene encoding zona pellucida sperm-binding protein 3d.2 isoform X1, giving the protein MIKSLNINYKIKYKLNSGMVCLSLFLMLSLLSTSDGGTLNQTTRAMREVSRRETPTLPPPYLQLPVFVDSRLPLVEKTHFSPARGTGLEPLPEPVRDVLLRPNGNPTAETPSGVSVKTSCKLQKMRVQVERSILGTGEAVPQVKLGSCQASKTTTEHLYFEYDLGMCGTKRAISNNQVAYSNTLRYDPSPIKGPIRRAAPFALPVACYYNRYQYSYKIGYTPMLQMRKIFKPMKNRVKFILTPRNAQWERLFPTDQYILGKPMYFEAEAPSMSPDERLYVNLCYATPENSHTSTPQFPVVKNFGCMVESKDSRSRFIPYKNNAVRFSVDAFLFKGMTGQQLYMHCSMSVGSSTPTPTAKSCNYDTKAKRWVELYGSDSVCTCCDSNCRSAASAVTKIISSSPWTVEPKVKPTAAPKRKTSTTTTTTTTTTATKTTVRRTETTREVPERRTTLHFKKVAVTPMGKVENKVKELKWPYGGGGVTWIEVEGEQQQQRVKGSAVVEKEKVKEEVVTQPRTIFEEIFIFDK; this is encoded by the exons atgattaaaagcttaaatataaactacaaaataaaatacaaattaaactCTGGCATGGTttgcctttctctgtttctcatgtTGTCGCTGTTGTCCACCTCTGACGGAGGAACTTTAAATCAAACAACCCGAGCGATGAGAGAAGTTTCCCGGAGAGAGACGCCGACTCTGCCGCCGCCGTACCTGCAGCTCCCCGTCTTTGTGGACTCAAGGCTGCCTTTGGTGGAGAAGACACATTTCTCTCCAGCCAGAGGCACCGGGCTGGAGCCTTTACCCGAACCCGTCCGAGATGTCCTGCTCCGGCCAAACGGGAATCCAACAGCCGAAACGCCTTCGGGTGTTTCCGTGAAGACTTCGTGTAAGCTGCAGAAGATGCGGGTGCAGGTGGAGAGGAGCATTTTGGGCACCGGTGAAGCAGTCCCTCAGGTCAAACTGGGGTCATGTCAAGCCAGTAAAACTACAACAGAACACCTTTACTTTGAATATGACCTGGGCATGTGTGGAACCAAACGCGCG ATAAGTAATAACCAGGTGGCCTATTCAAACACACTACGATACGACCCGTCACCCATCAAAGGACCAATAAGGCGAGCAGCGCCCTTCGCTCTACCTGTTGCTTGTTATTATAACAG GTACCAATACTCCTACAAGATTGGCTACACACCAATGTTGCAGATGCGCAAGATCTTCAAACCAATGAAGAACAGAGTGAAATTCATTTTGACTCCACGAAATG ctCAGTGGGAAAGGCTTTTTCCAACGGATCAGTACATTCTAGGGAAACCCATGTACTTTGAGGCCGAGGCTCCGTCCATGTCCCCAGATGAAAGACTGTACGTCAACTTGTGTTACGCGACTCCCGAGAATTCCCACACCTCCACACCTCAGTTTCCAGTCGTGAAAAACTTTGG GTGTATGGTTGAAAGCAAGGACAGTCGCTCCAGATTCATCCCATACAAAAACAATGCTGTGAGATTCTCTGTGGATGCCTTCTTGTTCAAAGGAATGACAGGCCAG CAGCTCTACATGCACTGCAGCATGTCTGTGGGCAGTTCAACCCCGACACCTACAGCTAAATCCTGCAACTACGacacaaaagcaaaaag ATGGGTTGAACTGTATGGATCAGACTCGGTGTGCACCTGCTGCGACTCCAACTGCAGATCTGCTGCATCCGCAG TGACCAAAATAATCAGCAGCAGTCCGTGGACAGTAGAGCCTAAAGTGAAACCCACTGCAGCCCCAAAGAGGAAGACCTCCACTaccacaaccaccacaacaacaacaacagcaactaaAACAACAGTGCGACGAACAGAGACTACCAGAGAGGTGCCTGAACGGAGGACgactttacattttaaaaaggtagcAGTGACTCCGATGGGTAAGGTCGAGAACAAGGTGAAGGAGTTGAAGTGGCCGTacggaggtggaggtgtgacGTGGATTGAGGTGGaaggtgagcagcagcagcagcgggtgAAGGGTTCTGCTGTTGTGGAGAAGGaaaaggtgaaggaggaggtggtcaCGCAACCTCGCACGATATTTGAAGAAATCTTTATATTTGACAAATAA
- the zp3d.2 gene encoding zona pellucida sperm-binding protein 3d.2 isoform X2 has protein sequence MIKSLNINYKIKYKLNSGMVCLSLFLMLSLLSTSDGGTLNQTTRAMREVSRRETPTLPPPYLQLPVFVDSRLPLVEKTHFSPARGTGLEPLPEPVRDVLLRPNGNPTAETPSGVSVKTSCKLQKMRVQVERSILGTGEAVPQVKLGSCQASKTTTEHLYFEYDLGMCGTKRAISNNQVAYSNTLRYDPSPIKGPIRRAAPFALPVACYYNRYQYSYKIGYTPMLQMRKIFKPMKNRVKFILTPRNAQWERLFPTDQYILGKPMYFEAEAPSMSPDERLYVNLCYATPENSHTSTPQFPVVKNFGCMVESKDSRSRFIPYKNNAVRFSVDAFLFKGMTGQLYMHCSMSVGSSTPTPTAKSCNYDTKAKRWVELYGSDSVCTCCDSNCRSAASAVTKIISSSPWTVEPKVKPTAAPKRKTSTTTTTTTTTTATKTTVRRTETTREVPERRTTLHFKKVAVTPMGKVENKVKELKWPYGGGGVTWIEVEGEQQQQRVKGSAVVEKEKVKEEVVTQPRTIFEEIFIFDK, from the exons atgattaaaagcttaaatataaactacaaaataaaatacaaattaaactCTGGCATGGTttgcctttctctgtttctcatgtTGTCGCTGTTGTCCACCTCTGACGGAGGAACTTTAAATCAAACAACCCGAGCGATGAGAGAAGTTTCCCGGAGAGAGACGCCGACTCTGCCGCCGCCGTACCTGCAGCTCCCCGTCTTTGTGGACTCAAGGCTGCCTTTGGTGGAGAAGACACATTTCTCTCCAGCCAGAGGCACCGGGCTGGAGCCTTTACCCGAACCCGTCCGAGATGTCCTGCTCCGGCCAAACGGGAATCCAACAGCCGAAACGCCTTCGGGTGTTTCCGTGAAGACTTCGTGTAAGCTGCAGAAGATGCGGGTGCAGGTGGAGAGGAGCATTTTGGGCACCGGTGAAGCAGTCCCTCAGGTCAAACTGGGGTCATGTCAAGCCAGTAAAACTACAACAGAACACCTTTACTTTGAATATGACCTGGGCATGTGTGGAACCAAACGCGCG ATAAGTAATAACCAGGTGGCCTATTCAAACACACTACGATACGACCCGTCACCCATCAAAGGACCAATAAGGCGAGCAGCGCCCTTCGCTCTACCTGTTGCTTGTTATTATAACAG GTACCAATACTCCTACAAGATTGGCTACACACCAATGTTGCAGATGCGCAAGATCTTCAAACCAATGAAGAACAGAGTGAAATTCATTTTGACTCCACGAAATG ctCAGTGGGAAAGGCTTTTTCCAACGGATCAGTACATTCTAGGGAAACCCATGTACTTTGAGGCCGAGGCTCCGTCCATGTCCCCAGATGAAAGACTGTACGTCAACTTGTGTTACGCGACTCCCGAGAATTCCCACACCTCCACACCTCAGTTTCCAGTCGTGAAAAACTTTGG GTGTATGGTTGAAAGCAAGGACAGTCGCTCCAGATTCATCCCATACAAAAACAATGCTGTGAGATTCTCTGTGGATGCCTTCTTGTTCAAAGGAATGACAGGCCAG CTCTACATGCACTGCAGCATGTCTGTGGGCAGTTCAACCCCGACACCTACAGCTAAATCCTGCAACTACGacacaaaagcaaaaag ATGGGTTGAACTGTATGGATCAGACTCGGTGTGCACCTGCTGCGACTCCAACTGCAGATCTGCTGCATCCGCAG TGACCAAAATAATCAGCAGCAGTCCGTGGACAGTAGAGCCTAAAGTGAAACCCACTGCAGCCCCAAAGAGGAAGACCTCCACTaccacaaccaccacaacaacaacaacagcaactaaAACAACAGTGCGACGAACAGAGACTACCAGAGAGGTGCCTGAACGGAGGACgactttacattttaaaaaggtagcAGTGACTCCGATGGGTAAGGTCGAGAACAAGGTGAAGGAGTTGAAGTGGCCGTacggaggtggaggtgtgacGTGGATTGAGGTGGaaggtgagcagcagcagcagcgggtgAAGGGTTCTGCTGTTGTGGAGAAGGaaaaggtgaaggaggaggtggtcaCGCAACCTCGCACGATATTTGAAGAAATCTTTATATTTGACAAATAA
- the LOC104935040 gene encoding sperm acrosome membrane-associated protein 4-like — translation MSRLVCPLLLLCLIPAVVPLFCYTCVFPAISPLDCIRFPMKCPPGQVCLSSRAVGEKGDFRVVLYEKSCILPSLCGITGEKYTMGLNFTFINECCNTHLCNGAAKPATPYWTGTLLTLLISYSVW, via the exons ATGTCGAGGCTGGTTTGTCCTCTGCTTCTGCTTTGTTTAATTCCAGCTGTGG TTCCCCTGTTCTGCTACACCTGTGTGTTCCCGGCCATCTCACCTCTGGATTGCATCAGATTCCCTATGAAGTGTCCACCCGGGCAGGTCTGTCTGTCCAGCAGAGCTGTGGGCGAGAAAG GAGACTTCCGTGTGGTGTTGTACGAGAAGAGCTGCATTCTGCCCTCCCTGTGTGGAATCACGGGTGAAAAATACACCATGGGACTCAACTTCACCTTCATCAATGAATGCtgcaacacacacctgtgcaacGGAGCTGCAAAGCCTGCTACGCCCTACTGGACTGGCACATTACTCACACTGCTTATTTCATACTCAGTCTGGTGA
- the tektl1 gene encoding coiled-coil domain-containing protein 105, with translation MQVQSVPLGSVTIGPQSWRDGTVRSIRRAERLVRQTRAGRSGTCSQARSYSAAAGFTPRLTDTETAETTEDKTAGEESGESRDCICVKMSRPHTSGAMFPSGSQRTSVAPFPPTSLREQCAGASIAVAGEYMRRVREVEGQLRRQAGRVSQEGIKLERERGHLEKMLRSLRTDLTVNRRSSEGRTRRPPTAETERDGADYLLLCERRELAQLKQDLEGALRNTLTQLQALGESSRQLLDCAGERACVLELLPHSAGGHRSSAQTFSKADPVSPFTPECKQVLESSALTVNQSKQLREDVRQMLTSAITRQKAIHNTVNDGLVKKMAETISLQQNLTLMSGATRQAMFRKQREINCIRHSHGRAQGPEYSGDILSREKLNRPLVQVYQRHPGTQLPEAAQLIQGSAVLRRCLMSSERELARLQHACLQLLDDQHGKRAAAQVDAAVVRMRRQQVDKRAMPSFLQQEACRSQLPLSCVQ, from the exons ATGCAGGTCCAGTCGGTTCCTCTCGGCTCTGTCACAATCGGACCGCAGTCTTGGCGTGATGGGACGGTTCGGTCCATCCGGCGTGCGGAGCGCCTGGTGCGGCAGACTCGAGCCGGGCGCTCCGGGACTTGCAGCCAGGCTCGGAGCTACAGCGCCGCCGCCGGTTTCACCCCGAGGcttacagacacagaaacagcggAAACAACCGAAGATAAGACGGCGGGGGAGGAATCCGGAGAGAGTCGTGACTGCATCTGCGTGAAGATGTCGAGACCCCACACTTCAGGAGCAATG TTCCCTAGTGGTTCCCAGAGGACATCTGTGGCCCCGTTCCCACCTACCAGCTTGCGTGAGCAGTGTGCGGGGGCCAGCATCGCCGTGGCTGGTGAGTACATGCGGAGGGTTCGGGAGGTGGAGGGCCAGCTGCGCAGGCAGGCCGGCAGGGTGAGCCAGGAGGGCATCaagctggagagggagaggggtcACCTGGAGAAGATGCTGCGCAGCCTGAGGACGGATCTGACCGTGAACAGGAGGAGCTCAGaggggaggacgaggaggcCGCCCACTGCTGAGACG gagaGGGACGGTGCTGATTACTTGTTGTTGTGTGAGAGAAGAGAGCTGGCCCAGCTGAAACAGGATCTGGAGGGAGCACTGAGAAACACTCTGACCCAGCTACAG GCCCTGGGtgagagcagcaggcagctgctggACTGTGCCGGTGAGCGGGCTTgtgtgctggagctgctgcctCACTCTGCTGGAGGACACCGCAGCTCTGCTCAGACCTTCAGCAAAGCAGACCCCGTCAGCCCGTTTACACCAG AGTGCAAACAGGTTTTAGAGTCGTCCGCTTTGACGGTCAACCAGTCGAAACAACTGAGGGAAGACGTCAGACAGATGTTGACCAGTGCCATCACCAGGCAGAAAGCTATTCATAACACGGTCAATGATGGCCTGGTGAAGAAAATGGCAGAGACAATCAGCCTGCAG CAAAACCTGACTCTGATGTCTGGAGCCACGAGGCAGGCCATGTTTCGCAAGCAGAGGGAAATCAACTGTATTCGTCACAGCCACGGCCGAGCGCAG GGTCCAGAGTACAGCGGTGACATACTGTCCAGAGAGAAACTCAACAGGCCTCTGGTGCAGGTTTATCAGAGACATCCAGGGACGCAGTTACCTGAAGCTGCTCAGCTCATACAG ggcAGTGCAGTGCTGAGGCGATGTCTGATGTCCTCTGAGCGGGAGCTGGCGAGGCTGCAGCACgcctgtctgcagctgctggacgACCAGCACGGCAAGAGAGCGGCAGCTCAGGTGGACGCAGCCGTCGTCCGCATGAGGCGTCAGCAGGTCGACAAGCGAGCCATGCCTTCTTTCCTCCAGCAGGAGGCGTGCAGAAGCCAACTCCCCCTGTCTTGTGTTCAGTAG